CCTGAGTCTTTGCCGCCACTTTGCCGCCGGGGGCCGCCGGCGCCACAGGCGCTTTCTCGGTCTTGGTCGGTGGTGCCTGCGGCGGGGCGACATCCGCCGCCGGGGCTGCCTCCGCGCGCGGCGCCCGGATGACCCGAACGCCTTTGATCTCGGATCCGTAGCTGGCCTGGAGAAACGCGCTCTGCCGGACTTTTTCCGCGTCGACCGAGGTGGACTTGCCGCGGGGGGATTCTCGTCCCGGGGTGCCGGCCGCGGCCGGCCCTCCGGATGGGGGCGCTTGTCCCTTCGCACGGGTGGCGGCTTGCCGCAGTCGCCCCACGACCGCATCGTCGAGGACGCTCATATGGTTCCGGACCGGGACTTTCATGGCCTCCAGCCGTCCGATCAGTTCCTTGCTGGTGAGGCCCAGTTCCCGGGCGAGTTCATGAACTTTCACAATATCCCTCCCGTGTGCTCACAGCGCCGGCCGTCGTCGAGGGTGTGGCTTCCCCGACGGCGGCTCGGGGCGGGGCAGCAAGATCCGTCGAACCACCGGCGCTCTCGGCGGCGCCGGGCGGACCTGCGCGCCTCGCAGTCCCTCTGCCACATCTTCTGGAATCGAGCGTTCAAGCGTTCGCGCTAGGCGCTCTTCGTGCAGCGCACGGTCGATGCACGGGGCCTGTGGACAAACATAGGCGCCCCGCCCTGAGAGTTTCCCTGTCGGATCGACCCGGACCTCGCCATCGGGCGTACGGACGATCCGGATCAGCTCTCGTTTGACCCGCATCTGGCCGCACGCCACGCACTGCCGCTGGGGAAGCCGCCGGACCTTTGGCATGGCTCACTCGGCGACCGACTTCTCCTCTACGCGAGGCGCTCCCCCGGGAGCCTCCTCCCCGGCGGGTGCCGCAGCCACCGGGACCGACTCGGGGCCGGGGACCGCTTGGCCTTCGGCGGCCGCTGGGACTTCCTCTTCCGGAGGGAGGTCGGCGAAGATCTTCTTTGCCTCCTGCTCCTTGATCTGCGACTCGCTCTTGATATCGATGCGCCACCCGGTCAGTTTGGCGGCGAGCCGGGCGTTCTGCCCCTCTTTGCCAATGGCCAGCGACAGTTGGTTATCCGGCACGATCACCAACGCCGTCTTCGTCTCCTCGGTGATCTCGACGCGGATCACCTTCGCCGGGCTCAGGGCGCTCGCGACGAAGATCGCGGGATCACTGGCCCACGGCACGATGTCGATCTTCTCCCCGCGCAGTTCGTCCACGATCGACTGGACCCGCGAGCCCTTCGGCCCAACGCACGATCCGACCGCATCGACGTTGCGATCGCGGGAGACGACCGCGACTTTGCTCCGCGCGCCGGCTTCGCGGGCGATCGCCTTGATCTCCACGATGCCTTCGTAGATCTCCGGCACCTCGATCTCGAACAGCCGCTTCAGCAACCCGGGATGGGTGCGTGACACGACGATCTGAGGCCCGCGCGTGCCCTGCTTGACCTCGACGACGTACGCCTTGACGCGATCGTTCTGCCGGTACCCTTCCCGCGGGACCTGCTCGGTCGGCGGCAACACCGCCTCGATCCGCCCGAGGTCCATGTAGACGTTCCGCCGCTCCACGCGCTGCACCGTGCCGGTAACGATATCGCCCTCCCGGTCCCGGAACTCCTTGTAGACCATGTCCCGCTCGGCCTCGCAGATCCGCTGCACGATCACCTGCTTCGCGGTCTGGGCTGCGATCCGACCGAAGTCCTTCGGGGTGACCTCGACCTCGACGATGTCTCCGACTTGGCTCTCCGCATCCCATCCCCGCGCCTCCGCGAGGGGGACTTCGCTGTTCGGATCGGTCACGCTCTCGACGATCGTTCGGACGCTGAATACGTGCTGCTCGCCGGTTTCCCGGTCTAGCTCGATTCGGATGTTTTGGGCCGCCGATCCGAAATTCTTCTTGTAGGCGGAGAGCAATGCCGCCTCGATGGCCTCAACGAGGACGTCCTTGCCGAGGCCCTTTTCTTCCTCCAGTTGCTGGATGGCCTTGATCAGCTCCGCGTTGTTCACTTGCCGCTCACCTCCAGCCTGCCCGGCTGTCCTCCGCATGGAGGGCCCCGCGCCCTTTCGCGGTCGCCCTGGAGCGCTTGAAGTCCTCGCGCAACTCTGCCATCTCGACGATGAGGTGGGCCTGAGCGATCTCGTCCTGTGCCAGGCGCACCTCACGCCCATCCTCCAGCATGATCGCCACCCGGCCGTCGACGAGCCCGAGCAGGCGTCCTCGAAACCGCCGCTGCCCCTCGATGGGGGCGACCGCCGTCACCGCGACGTTCCGCCCCGAGAAACGGATGAAATCACGCGGCCGGCGGAGCGGGCGGTCCAGCCCCGGGGAGGCGACCTCCAACGTGTACGAGTCCACGAGCAGATCGTACAGGTCGAGCTCCCGGCTGAGGTCCTCGCTCACCCGGGCGCAATCCTCCACCCCGGCGCCCCCGTCCCGGTCAACCAGCACCCGAACGATCTGGTGGCGTCCCGTCCCCATGAGCTCCACATCGACCACCTCGAGACCGCGTCTCGCCGCGATCGGCCCCGCCAGTCCCGCCACGTGCTCAGCAATCTCCTGGCGCCTCACCGATTTTGCCCCCACAAACATGCGCCCCAGCCTTTG
This window of the bacterium genome carries:
- a CDS encoding YlxR family protein; protein product: MPKVRRLPQRQCVACGQMRVKRELIRIVRTPDGEVRVDPTGKLSGRGAYVCPQAPCIDRALHEERLARTLERSIPEDVAEGLRGAQVRPAPPRAPVVRRILLPRPEPPSGKPHPRRRPAL
- the nusA gene encoding transcription termination factor NusA codes for the protein MNNAELIKAIQQLEEEKGLGKDVLVEAIEAALLSAYKKNFGSAAQNIRIELDRETGEQHVFSVRTIVESVTDPNSEVPLAEARGWDAESQVGDIVEVEVTPKDFGRIAAQTAKQVIVQRICEAERDMVYKEFRDREGDIVTGTVQRVERRNVYMDLGRIEAVLPPTEQVPREGYRQNDRVKAYVVEVKQGTRGPQIVVSRTHPGLLKRLFEIEVPEIYEGIVEIKAIAREAGARSKVAVVSRDRNVDAVGSCVGPKGSRVQSIVDELRGEKIDIVPWASDPAIFVASALSPAKVIRVEITEETKTALVIVPDNQLSLAIGKEGQNARLAAKLTGWRIDIKSESQIKEQEAKKIFADLPPEEEVPAAAEGQAVPGPESVPVAAAPAGEEAPGGAPRVEEKSVAE
- the rimP gene encoding ribosome maturation factor RimP, giving the protein QRLGRMFVGAKSVRRQEIAEHVAGLAGPIAARRGLEVVDVELMGTGRHQIVRVLVDRDGGAGVEDCARVSEDLSRELDLYDLLVDSYTLEVASPGLDRPLRRPRDFIRFSGRNVAVTAVAPIEGQRRFRGRLLGLVDGRVAIMLEDGREVRLAQDEIAQAHLIVEMAELREDFKRSRATAKGRGALHAEDSRAGWR